A stretch of DNA from Spiroplasma endosymbiont of Nebria brevicollis:
AATGCAAAAGAAGGAGTGTTTAATCAAGCATTAGTCGAAAATATCGGTTGTTTTACCGAAACTAATATTAATTAAACAACTCGTTTTTAGTTTCTTTATAATATTCAATATAAGAAAAAAACATCATCTTTTGTAATTTTAAATTATTAATAACCGTTACATTATTATATAAATATCTTGCTATATCCATATAATCTAGTTGATTATTTTTTTTCATTTTAATCACCCCAATTCTTCCTATTTTTTCCTTAGATTTTAAATCTTATTAAAATCTTATCATATTTTGTGCCACAATGATACATTAAGGGACTGGATAATTAAAGATAGAATTACTGAGATAATCATCTCTATCCTTTAATAATACAAAAAATTCTTTTTAATTTTACCTCAAATTTTTCATTAAAACTTCCTTTGCTGGAAACATAAATTTATAGTGAATCTTTTCATAATTATGAAATTGAAACCATTCTTATATATTTTTGCTATTTTTCTTATGATTTAACAAAACTAATGTCAACTATCTTTACTTTTTCTGTGTAATTATACCTTATAATAAATTACATTTAGAAACTAATAATATCTTTAATTTTATTTAAGTCTTGTATTTTTCTTTCAACAAATTGATCATAAATTGTTTTAATTGTTTGTTTATTTTTATCAAATTTTTGATCATAAACAATTTTTTTATTATTAATAATTACTAAATGATTAATAATTTGTTGTAATTCTTCAATAATATGAGATGTAATTAAAATTGTTACACCTTTACTATTTAATAATTTAATGATTTCAATAAATTCTTCTTTAGTTTTAACATCTAAATTTGCAGTAAGTTCATCTAAAATTAATAAATCAAGACTTAAACTCAAAAGCATCGCACAAAAAGCTTTTTTCTTTTGTCCAGCTGATAAATTACTATTTTTTTTATTAGCCAAATCTTTTTCGAAACCTAATTCGTTAAGTGCCATAGTTAGTTTAGTTAATGCTTTTTTCTTATCTTCTTTTTTTAAAATTGCTAAGTAACTAACATACTCTTTAATAGTTAAATCAATTGTCATACCCATTAAATCAGGTATAAAAATTATTTTTAAACAATCTTTGTGATTTTTTTCAATTTCAATTTTATTTAAAAAAATCTGACCAGAAGTTGTTTTAACATTGCCTAAAATACAATTAATTAAAGTGGTTTTTCCTGCACCATTGTCACCTACTAAACCAAGAATTTCACCTTTTTTAAAGGTAAAATTGATATTATTTAATGCTAAGAATTTCTGATATTTTTTAGTTAAATTTTTAACTTGAAGCATATTTTTTATTTTCTCCTTTAAGGAATAACTTTTCTTTTAAAAAAGATAAATGCAATGTAATTCATAATGATAATTATACTTAAATAAAGGATTACTAAAAACTCATAAGAATACATTCTTTTAATTTTTGAACTTGATATAACATATCCTTGAGAATTATTAGTAAAATTAAAATTAATTGCTCTTTGAATAATTGTAGATGTCATGTAAATTGCAGCACGATTTAAATCATTTTTAAGATTATAATCACTGCCAACTAAAATATAACCTGGTTGCTCTCAAAAAAATAAATTTGCCATTAAGGTAATTTGTTTAGTAAAGTCATGATAATATGTTTGAATTTTTTTTACTTGATCTTGATTAATGACACTACCATAATGTTGCGCCAAACTAATAAAATGCTCTGCAATAAAAGCATCTATACTTTTAGTATATTTGCCAGCGGTTCTATTATAAAACATTTCACCAAAATCTTGTTTACTAATAAAACCTATACTATTTTGTCCACCTTGTAAAAAGTTTAAGTTAAACATGTTATTAATTTCAAAACTAGAAAACATTGTTGCTAAGCACGTCAAAAATTTTTAAAAACGAAAATCATTAGTTTTATTAAAAAAATCTCAATAAACATCAGTAATGGTACGATTTTTTTTATTATAGTTAATTTGATTTGGTTCACCTTGATAAATAGTTCCTCCACCTTGAGAAACAGTTTGTTTAAAAAAGATACTATATTTTTCAAAATCATGTAGTTGATTTTCAGGAAAAATATTTTCAATTTCTTGATTTAAAATATTGTTATTAAAACAATCAGAATAGTCATCTAAAATATTAGATGTTTGAAATTTTTGATAAATTAACATATCTTGCTCAATTGCAATAAATGATTGAAAAGAAACATTAGCATTAGGTGCTAGAAAAAATTGTGAATTTATTGTCATTCCAATAAAAGGCAATAATATGATAAAAGGTAATGAAAATTTAAATCCAGTATTTTTAATAAAAGTTATTAAAAATAAAATAGCAATTGTTCCTAAAACAAAAATATATAAGAAAGCAACATAACCAACCGTTGCTGTTAAAAAAATATTAAGGTTCATTTTTCCTTGAACAAAAATGTCTATATAAATAAAATAACAAATTAAACAAAAAGTAATATAAATATAAGCATAAGTAAGTAAAACTAAAAATCGATAAAAATAAATTTTAGTTTTACTTATTTGATACTGAATTTCAACTTTAATTAAAAAATCTAAATCTTTATCAAAAATAATAGTTTTTAATACTAGCAAAATAATTAGTAATACTACCATAAAAACACAAAACATCATGGTTCACATTACATTATTTATCATTTGAATAGTAAAACCGTTTGCTAAACTTACCATCAAAGGAAAACCGACAAATACCCCACTTGCCAATGTAAAAATAGTAAATAGCAAAATAAATAGTTTACTTTTAAAAGATTTTTTAAATAAAGTAGTTAACATTAGAATAGTCTCTTTTCTTAACTATCGTGAGAAATTCCGAATTTAAAATAAATTGAATGATCAGAATTTCCATAACCATAATTATAGTATGTAAATAAGGTTTCAGATTTATCAGGTTTACTATAAGTTCAAGTATATCCAGGAACTGCGTGAGCTCAATCTCAACTATATACTTCTTTACCCTTTAAGTAAAAGAAACTGTAATAATCTGTATCTATTTCCCCTTTATCAATATACTTTTGAACATCAATTAAAATAGTTTCATAGTTAGTAAAATCAATATAATTATTTGGTTCAATTATAACTAATATTTTTTGAACATCAATATTCTTTTTTATTCCTGTTTCTTGTTGTTCTAATAATAATTTGTCAACTTCTTTATAAATAGTTGTAATTAAAACAGTATCATCAAAATCAACTTCAATTCAACCTGAATGATAACTGTAATTACTTTTAACTTCATATTCATCAGTTACTTGTAAATTATTATTGCCAATTACAGAAGAATTACTTAATAAATTAGCAATTGGTGTTACAAAAGTACTTAACCCTAAAAAATTCAATGATAATAAAAATGTTTTCATAATTTATATCTCCATTCTTTTTAAACCCATTTAATATTCATAATTTAAATGTAACTTACAATAGGTGAATTGTCAATATAATTCAATGATAATTAATGCAAAAATAAAATTACTAACTACATTTCTAATAACAGGAAAAATGTTCTTAAATAATTAAGAAGAGCACATTTAAAATTTTATTTTTTAGCTAAAAGTCCTTAATTAACAAGGTTTGCCTACTGATTATGCTTTTATACCACAATTAAATTGTAAAATGTTATCAACACTTACAATATATCAATAGCGATTTCATTTTGAAGTTGATTTAAATTTTCTGCGAAATGATTACCTTCAACTCTTTTTTAGAACATTATTGTATATATTACGTAAAGTTAATAGATATATGTATGATTAAAATGAAAAACTAAAGATAGTTTTCAACCTATTGCTTTAATTTTAAAGTAAATAGGTTTTTATTTTGGAAGGAGAAAAATTTGTGCTTATTATTGAATGATTGAAAAAAATATGAAATGAGCGAAAAAGAAACAAATTATTATATTCTGCTGCTGAAAATGGTAATTTAGAGGAAGTAAAAAAATTAATAACTGCTGGTGCTGATGTTAATTATAAAAGCACATCATCTATAAGTATTTCAAATCGTGCTCCTTCTACAGCATTTTTTGATTTTTCAGTTAAACAAACAGTTAAATAAATATAACCATTATCACTATATCAAATAAAAGAATGAGACAGCATATTGATATAAACTAAAGGAGTTAATCATGAGCCATAATAGTACATAAAACTCATTTTTCAAATTTGATTTCGTGAATCATCTTTTTGAATTGATGAAACAATGCTTTGTGTATTAATTCATAAGTCAGGACCCGTAATCTCATTTGGGTATTTAAAATCACGTGTAGGATCATTTATATAGTTAGGAGTTTCAATTTTAATAAATGAAGTATCACTAAACTTCAATAATTTATATTTGTTAATAAATGATTGTCAATCGTTTGCATATTTTTTTCAAGATTCTATTTTGATGTTATTTACAATATTCCCTTCATATTCAGAACTAGTGCCATTAAATGATTTTTCGTATTTATATAAAGCGTGCGAATTATGAGAATCATTATCAAAAAATGTACAGGCATTAATTGGTAAAATTGTAAAAAAACTACAGATAAATATACTAATTATATTTAATATTTTTTCATTTTATAACTTTAAATCCTAATTTAAGTATCATTATTTAATTATAATATAAAAAACAAATTTGTCTATATTTTATTTTTAAATCAGAAATGTTTTTATTGGTTGTCGGTTCTAAATCAAATAAAAACAGTTAAATAAAGATTAATAAACATATGTTTTTACCAATAACAATTTTATTTACTCTAGTTATTTCTTAAAATTTAATTTTAAATTTTTAGAAATAGTATCATAACCTAATAATTTAATAGTGCTTACTAAATCAGGGCCATGCATTTGACCAGTGCTAATAATTCTAATGGGCATAAATAACAATTTACCATTTACTTTAGTTTCAGTTTTAACTTCGTTAATAATAGTTTTAATATTATCATTTGTTCATGCTTGACAAACAGCAATTTTATTAATAAAGGTTGTACACACATTTTTACAATCATTTTCTTTCATAAATGTTTTAGCATCAACTTCTAATTGATAATTATTTTTAAAGAATAATGTTACTAACTCATTAATTTGGACACCATACTCTAATTGTGGTTGATAAATGATTAACATTTCCGCTCATCATTCTGAAGAATTACTACTTCAATTATACTTAGTTTTAATGAAAGGGATAACTAATGTTAAGTATTGTTTACTAGTTAACTGTTTAATATACTGGTTATTTATTCATAATAGCTTTTGCGGGTCAAACATACTTGGTGCTTTGCTTAAATATTTAGGAGTAAATAGTTTAATTAATTGTTCTTTACTATAAATTTCTTTTTCTTCATGCGAACTTCATCCTAGTAAAGCAATGAAATTAAAAATGGCTGCTGGTAAGTAACCTTCTTGACGGTATTGATGAATAAATTGCATTAAACTACCGTCGCGTTTTGATAATTTTTTACGGTCACTATTAACAATTAATGTCATATGAGCAAAAACTGGTGGTGTTCATTTAAAATATTCATAAATTACTAATTGTCGTGGTGTGTTAGATAAATGTTCTTCACCACGAAAAACATGACTAATTTCCATTAAGTGGTCATCAATAACAACGGCAAAATTATACGTAGCTACACCATTGGATTTGATAATAATAAAGTCGCCTAAATCTTGAGTTTTAAATTCAACATTACCACGAACTAAATCAGCAATCGTATATATTTTATCATCAGGAATAATAATTCTAATAGTATAAGAAACTTTTTTTTGTAAATTATTAGTAATCGTTTTATTATCTAATTTTAAACATCTTTTATCATATTGAAAAGCTGAAATGTTATTAGCAGTTTGATCTTCACGCATTTTGTCTAATGTTTCACTAGTACAAAAGCAGTAATATGCTTGTTTATTTTTAATTAACTCATGAGCATATTTTAAATAAATATCTAAACGTTCAGTTTGTTTATATGGTCCATATTCACCTGGGATATCAATAGTTTCATCAGGGATAATTCCCATTCAACGTAAATTATCTAATTGTGAACTAATGCCATCAGTAATATTACGTTCTAAATCAGTGTCTTCAATACGAACAATGAATTGTCCTTTATTGTTTTTAGCAAATAAATAATTAAATAATGCTGTTCGTGCGCCACCAATGTGTAAATATCCCGTAGGACTTGGTGCATATCGCACTCTAACTTTCATAATATCACCGTCTTTATTATTTTTGTTTCCTTTTTTTTCGTTTAATTTTCTTGGTTTCACTTTTATCATCTTCTTCATATTCATCATTTTCATCTTCTGTTTCTAAATCTATCATTTCATCATTTTCATTATCAAGAAAAATGGTAATAGTTTGGCTATCATTGGGATCAAATTCATTAGAACTTGGTAATGGTTGTCGTAATTCAAGTTCTAAATGCTCTTCTTTTTCATGTTGACTTTGATAGTTAAACATTTGAATATTAATCAAATTCAATTTAATTAGTAAAATTACACATCCAACTAGCATGGCAAAAAATATACCAAATATTGACCAAACTATTGTTGAACTAGCAACTCAGTTTTGATAAAAATGATTAGCAGTAAAAGTAACACCAGTTGCGAGATTTTTAGGCTGAATAATAGCAATTTTATTATTTCATTCATTATAAAATAACTCACCAGCAAAATTAATTAAAAAACCAACGATAAAAATACTAAAAGTTGCTACTAAAAATATCAATTTAACACGAGGTGATTTATCAATAAAAATTCTTGAAGTAAAAACACAACCAATAAATGCACTACTACTAATTGCTAACCCAATGACTGGTACATAAAATACGGCAGCATAACTAGAAGGATTAAAACTAGAAGTAGGGACGACTATTTCAAAACCATTAGTATATAA
This window harbors:
- a CDS encoding ABC transporter ATP-binding protein codes for the protein MLQVKNLTKKYQKFLALNNINFTFKKGEILGLVGDNGAGKTTLINCILGNVKTTSGQIFLNKIEIEKNHKDCLKIIFIPDLMGMTIDLTIKEYVSYLAILKKEDKKKALTKLTMALNELGFEKDLANKKNSNLSAGQKKKAFCAMLLSLSLDLLILDELTANLDVKTKEEFIEIIKLLNSKGVTILITSHIIEELQQIINHLVIINNKKIVYDQKFDKNKQTIKTIYDQFVERKIQDLNKIKDIISF
- a CDS encoding ankyrin repeat domain-containing protein gives rise to the protein MLIIEWLKKIWNERKRNKLLYSAAENGNLEEVKKLITAGADVNYKSTSSISISNRAPSTAFFDFSVKQTVK
- the gltX gene encoding glutamate--tRNA ligase, whose protein sequence is MKKMIKVKPRKLNEKKGNKNNKDGDIMKVRVRYAPSPTGYLHIGGARTALFNYLFAKNNKGQFIVRIEDTDLERNITDGISSQLDNLRWMGIIPDETIDIPGEYGPYKQTERLDIYLKYAHELIKNKQAYYCFCTSETLDKMREDQTANNISAFQYDKRCLKLDNKTITNNLQKKVSYTIRIIIPDDKIYTIADLVRGNVEFKTQDLGDFIIIKSNGVATYNFAVVIDDHLMEISHVFRGEEHLSNTPRQLVIYEYFKWTPPVFAHMTLIVNSDRKKLSKRDGSLMQFIHQYRQEGYLPAAIFNFIALLGWSSHEEKEIYSKEQLIKLFTPKYLSKAPSMFDPQKLLWINNQYIKQLTSKQYLTLVIPFIKTKYNWSSNSSEWWAEMLIIYQPQLEYGVQINELVTLFFKNNYQLEVDAKTFMKENDCKNVCTTFINKIAVCQAWTNDNIKTIINEVKTETKVNGKLLFMPIRIISTGQMHGPDLVSTIKLLGYDTISKNLKLNFKK